The nucleotide window gcttccaccacctcctccggtagcgagttccaggcacccactacccgctgcgtaaaaaacttgcctcgtacatctactctaaaccttgcccctctcaccttaaacctatgccccctagtaattgacccctctaccctggggaaaagcctctgactatccactctgtctatgcccctcataattttgtagacctctatcaggtcgcccctcaacctcctttgttccagtgagaacaaaccgattttattcaaccgctcctcatagctaattccctccataccaggcaacattctggtaaatctcttctgcaccctctctaaagcctccacatccttctggtagtgtggcgaccagaattgaacactatactccaagtgtggcctaactaaggttctatacagctgcaacatgacttgccaattcttatactcaatgccccagccaatgaaggcaagcatgccgtatgccttcttgactaccttctccacccgtgttgcccctttcggtgacctgtggacctgtactcctagatctctttgactttcaatactcttgagggttctacaattcactgtatattccctacctgcattagaccttccaaaatgcattacctcacatttgtccagattaaactccatctgccatctctccgcccaagtctccaaacaatctaaatcctgctgtatcctctgacagtcctcatcgctatctgcaattccaccaacctttgtgtcgtctgcaaacttactaatcagaccagttacattttcctccaaatcatttatatatactacaaacaacaacggtcccagcactgatccctggggaacaccactggtcacagccctccaattagaaaagcatccttccattgctactctctgccttctatgacctagccagttctgtatccaccttgccagctcacccctgatcccgtgtgacttcaccttttgtactagtctaccatgagggaccttgtcaaaggccttactgaagtccatatagacaacatccactgccctacctgcatcaatcatcttagtgacctcctcaaaaaactcttatcaagttagtgagacacgacctccccttcacaaaaccatgctgcctctcactaatacgtccatttgcttccaaatgggagtagatcctgtctcgaagaattctctccagtaatttccctaccactgaagtaaggctcaccggcctgtagttccctggattatccttgctacccttcttaaacagaggaacaacattggctattctccagtcgtccgggacatcccctgaagacagtgaggatccaaagatttctgtcaaggcctcagcaatttcctctcctgcctccttcagtattctggggtagatcccatcaggccttggggacttatctaccttaatattttttaagacacccaacacctcgtctttttggatctcaatgtgacccaggctatctacacacccttctccagactcaacatctaccaatttcttctctttggtgaatactgatgcaaagtattcatttagtacctcgcccatttcctctggctccacacatagattcccttgcctatccttcagtgggccaaccctttccctggctaccctcttgctttttatgtacgtgtaaaaagccttgggattttccttaaaactATTTGCCACTAACCtcatgacccccttctagccctcctgactccttgcttaagttccttcctactttccttatattccacgcaggcttcgtctgttcccagccttttagccctgacaaatgcctcctttttctttttgacgaggcctacaatatctctcgttgtccaaggttcccgaaaattaccgtatttatccttcttcctcacaggaacatgccggtcctgaattcctttcaactgacacttgaaagcctcccacatgtcagatgttgatttgccctcaaacatccgcccccaatctatgttcagttcccgcctaatattgttataattagccttcccccaatttagcatatgcatcctaggaccactcttatccttgtccaccagtactttaaaacttactgaattgtggtcactgttaccgaaatgctcccctactgaaacatctaccacctggccgggctcattccccaataccaggtccagtaccgccccttccctagttggactgtctacatattgttttaagaagccctcctggatgctccttacaaactccaccccgtctaagcccctggcactaagtgagtcccaatcaatattggggaagttgaagtctcccatcacaaccctgttgtttttactcttttccaaaatctgtctacctatctgctcctcgatctcccactggctgttgggaggcctgtagtaaacccccaacattgtgactgcacccttcttattcctgatctctacccatatagcctcactgccctctgaggtgtcctcccgcagtacagctgtgatattctccctaaccagtagcgcaactccgcctccccttttacatccccctctatcccgcctgaaacatctaaatcctggaacgtttagctgccaatcctgcccttccctcaaccaggtctctgtaatggaaacatcatagttccaagtactaatccaagctctaagttcatctgccttacccgtaatacttcttgcattaaaacatgcacttcaggccaccagacccgctgtgttcagcaacttctccctgtctgctctgcctcagagccccactgtccctattccctagttctccctcaatgctctcaccttctgacctattgctcccgtgcccacccccctaccatactagtttaaaccctcccaggtgacactagcaaacctcgcagccaggatatttatgcctctccggtttaggtgcaacccgtatcTAGATGCAACTaggcataatctttattagtgtcacaagtaggcttacattaacactgcaattgagttactgtgaaaagcccctagtcaccacactccggcacctgttcgggtacagagggagaattcagaatgtcatatTCCCCTAATttgcacgtctttcgcgacttgtgggaggaaaccggagcacccggaggaaacccacacagacacggggagaacatgcagactccacacagacagtgacacagacaagccgggaatcgaacctgggaccctggagctgtgaaacaacagtgctacccactgctccCGTACCACCCCTCGGTAGCTGGTCATTCAGCTCATTGTGCCTGTACCGACCAATAATTATCCAGCCTAATTCCACCTCTGCCTCTTGTGCTGCAGGTTACAACGTTGTGTTTTTTTAAGGCAGTGAGGCTTTCTATCGCCACCATCCTACCAAGCAAGAGttccacatccccacccccacttccaAACTACTCTAATCTCTGCAATtattttaaagctatgtctcccatTGTGAATAGGTCCTCCCTATCCTTcatatctaggcccctcataactTCTCAAATAAATCCCCCCTCAGTTCCAGCAATTTTTAAGTAAGCGTGTGATTACTGCCACCAATTGTAATGCTGAATGTTGTAATTGTTACAGCCCCGCTAGACAGGCTAGACTGAGTTTGTAGTAAATACACTAGTGTTTAAAAATCCATGTTTAGAAAGAATGAGGAGCACGTATGTATTTGAGGACAATAAATATATTTTTCAATTGCATTAAACTCTTCAAAATTATTAATAAGACTATTGTATCTACCTTATGTAAATAAAACCACTTTGTATTTCAAAGCCTACTTCTCGATTTGGCAGACGGATGTGTTTCATACAGCCAGGAGTATTACTTGGTGACACAGTGGCTGGTGAACAGATTTAATAGTTCATCATTACAACTTGTGGATCTTCTCATTGCTTATCCAGACACTACAGAAAAGACAAACTAGATGAGAAATTGTTTTACAGGAGTGGTTAGTGTGCACTGAAGAAAATATCTAACATAACCCAAGTTCACATCACATTCTtatccattttaaaaaataaatttagagtaccctattttttcttccccccaattaaggggcaatttagtgtggccagtccacccaacctgcacatctttgagttgaagtgaaacccatgcagacatggggagaatgtgcaaacttcagacagtgacccagggccgggatcaaacccgggtcctcagcgccgtaggcagcagtgctaaccactgcgctaccatgccgctcCACATTCTCATCCATAATCAGACCTCAGGGCGTCCCCCTACACTTACCACTCTTCCTCATGGTACAAAATCACACACAAGAGATAATCAAGACACGAGTGACAGAATGTAAAACTGTATTTTTATTCCATAGTTATTTAAAAATGTTAACAATATTTTCACAACCTGCAATTCTGTCCAGAGACTTGGTTTCTCGGATACTACATTGCATTACATTTTTAGACACGATGTTATTGAAATAATCAAGCAACCTGGCTAATTGTGCAAAGATTATTTTATATACAACTTGTAGTTTTTCGAAAATTCCAAAGTTCAAATACGAACCATATCCTCCTCTAGTTTTCCTCAAAACACCcagaatagaatccctactgcgcaggaggccattcggcccattgagtctgcaccgaccctctgaatgagtacTCCATACTGTGAAGGACAAGATTCAAAATGTAGTATAGATCATTAAAAGTAGGAAGTGGAAGTAGGTAGAACCACCAACGGCATGCAAATGCAGTCATTAGTTTTGTATCCAGAGGCAAAGTACAAATCCAAGGAGGTAATATTGAACTTGTACAAAACCTTAAATTGGGATAGTGTCAACCATTTTGACATCCCATTATATAGAAAGGTTATAACAATGGAACAATTCACTGCAACAGATGAGGGGTTACAATTACAGAGACTTGAAAAATTGGGATTTTTCACTTTTTTTTAGTAGAACTGAGAGGTTAAGGGAAGATGTGACAAAGGAATTCAATGAGTGTATAGGTAATGATAGGCTGTAACTACTGCATGACAAAAGATTCATCAAAATAATTAatggaagtttaaaaaaaagtcaAAAAATTGTCAGAATGTGAAATTCTCTGACACAGAACAGTTGACACAATCTGTAAATACTTCTAAAAGGTAATCAGACAGTTGCTTGAAAGAGGCACAATGAATTGTATGGGGAGAAAGGAATTAGATTAGGTAGTCATGGACAAAAACGGTGCAATTTTTGGCTGAATGCCCTGTTTCACACAGGGTTGTAAGTCTAAACTGTCTGTTAATTTCCCCTTTTCCAATATTGACTTCATACCACCTTGCTGAAGTTTGTTTTGCCATTTTATTATGTTTCAGTTTACCTGTAGTCTTTAGAAGCATGAAAATTTAGTTATCCCAAGTATTTTCTCCACAGCAAAAACATTCCCAGTTTCTTCATCTGCCTCCGTCAGCCAAGATTCCCAATCATTGATATTGGCTTAGCTGCTTTTAGTATACAAAGCTAGGATATCCTCCACTATGGCAATGACCAGAACTATATACACACTTCAAGCAGAGCTGAATAAGTGCTCTCTAAAACAGTCACTAGTATTGACTTGTATTCCAACCCTTTGGCCAAATATGCCAAGACCCAGTTTGTTTTAATTTCTGTCTCACATGGTGATTGTTTAAGTGAGCTTTCTATCAGTATCCCTAGATGTATCATGTTCACTGTATATGCTCACTGGTTAACCCATTTCTCCAATCTCATCACTTTGCTTTTTTGGCTATTCTAAACTTGTAAGTGCAATGCCACATATTCGTCTACAGTTGTTCTGCTTGTGTTATTTGCAGTCCCCTACCCTATATATCAACAAATTTAAACAGTTGTTCCTATTTAAAATTATTTATGTACAATGTAAACAATAATTGTCCTAGCAGTGACCCCGGAGGCATTTTGCTAGATACTTCCTTCCCTTGATTTTGGGTAGTAAAGATAATTGGTTATGTTTGCACACTACCTGCCATTTAAGTGTTGTACTAGTAAACATTTTCACATTTAAATTTTAATCACTTCATACAAAGTACCATGTAACAACACACAACTCTGATGCGGTAATATCTCTTGTGTATTAAGTTCCTGCAATAATTTCTTCATTCTCTGCAATCGTTGCTCTTGACGACGAGATTTCTGCTGCAAGAATTTCAGTTTCTTTTTCAGCTTCTCATTCTGTTCTTCCAGCTGCTGAATTTTTCTCTTTTGCAAACACGCGTCACCCACACTGTAGCTGTGATCGTAAACAGTTAGCAGACCATTTGCTTGGTTTAATTCAGCACCCTCTATTTCTTCTGCTGCACGAGGATAGTCGCTTGCCTTTGCCATTTCTAACTTCTATTGACACAATGATTAATAGATTAACAGTTCTGAACATATACTTTCAATATTCAGTAATAGTAGATTTAAAGTTTAGAATCACTTTTGTAAAAGTGATCTGCAGTTATTTCCTCAAACTACAACATTTTATCTAATCCTAATGGTTTTAATACGATACTTTAATGTTAAAGTATAACATGGCTTATAATCAGTTACATATAAAATTAAATTAAAGCACATTTCACAGCATATGTTTCATAAAAAAAGTCTAGCCCAACAAGTTTTCTGGAGTTAACCATTTTAAAGTTCAAGATTATGCTTTTTTATCTGAAATAAAAAATCAACTTAGATTTTGGGATCGGAGGGTGAAAAGGTTTAATTTCTACATATGTTCGGTTTGATCAAATGCTGAGTCAGACAACACAAAATGTGTATTTAGAGATGGGGAAAGATTTGTGAAACATCAGGGATAATTGAACACTGGAAAGGTACCAGAAGGTTAATGTGATAACCATATTCAAAAAGGATGACCAAACAGATAGACATAGCTACAGGCTCGCGTGTCAATCACCCCAGAGTCTATATTTTCCGAGTGTAAAAAAGATCCAATGAGCTGAGGTCATGGTTTTTCTCATCTAACATTAGGGATTTCCTTTGATGTTGGGACAGCATATTTGCAATATTAATGAATTCAGCATGTTGTCAGGTGAAAAATAGAGTGTCAAAACAAGCAGCCTATTCTGCACCAGGATGCCAATCGGGGTATGCTATATGTGAGGTGTTAATAACTAAACctttacggtggcacagtggttagcactgcttccccgctgaggatgggttcaatcccagccctgggtcactgtgtgtgtggagtttgtgcattctccccatgtctgcatgggttttaccccacaacccaaagttgtgcagggtaggtgcattggccacacttaattgtcTCAAAAAACTAAACCTTTACATTACTTGAAATACATTGTTTGCACTTCAAAAGGTTTCCTTCATAATACTTGAGATTTTCAATTGATCTTCAGTTCACTGTGGGAATAGGAGAACAGAGCTTCCCAAGTGTCTGCCAAACAAATTACATGCATATTAAAGTACACAGAAAATGGAAAATAGCAAGCTTTTAGGCATTCCACCCAGTTTTTACATATCAGAAATTGGATTATTCTGTTAGCATTGtgatttcacagtgacttcattgcagtgttaaagtaagcctacttgtgacaataaagatgattattttttGTGCTTCGAGGCATTTTAGGTATAAATAAATCAGCTACACTTTAGCAGTTTTTGCCTGTACACAATAGTCAAGTGCAGGCTATCTTCTCCTGATTCAGTTGACAAGATAATATATTTTGCTGTGAGATTATGATTCCATATCCTAGTCTACCATTTAACTCAATAACTCAACCACAGCAGTCGAGAGAGGTGCAAGTTTTAGTTCTGCTTGATGCAGAATGCTATTCAACCATTAATTAACATTAGATAAAGTAAATATATTGGAAGaataacagttttttaaaaaaattaagtgATGATTCATTTACATGACAGAGTTTAAAGATTAACACATTCATCAAAGAGATACAAATGAATTGCCAGTTGCAAAATGATTGCCCACTTGAGATAAAGGAGAAGTGGAATCAAATCAACTGAAGTATGTCTGGCTGACAAATAAATACACATTTGATCTGACAAGCATACCAACCGGAGTGGGAAGCTTTTTATATGTGATCTGAATGCCCATTAAATAAGGAGGGGGGGTGAAAGCTTCAATTCAAAGTTCTCCCTCCTAATCCTGTCAGAAATTGTATGATAACTTTTGAGTGAATGGAAAATTCAATTTTAACATATTTTCTTTCCATCTTCTCTCCTTTGCAACATTAAATATGATTTACTGCTGCCATTGAACCAAACCTGCTTTAACAAACATAATTAAAATACAAGACACAATGTGTACTAGATGTTCCATTTTTATGTCAGTGTAGCTTGGATGCACTTGCTTTTGGAGAAAGGTGGTGCCTTTGCTTCCCACCTATAAAGTATTTAGTGTTTGGACAAACACTGGTGGGCTGTACCGAGAGCATTCTACATCAACAAGGGACTGTGCTTCCCATTATTAATGCACAAATCAGCCAACAAGTTATGATGAAGCACAAGTGAATTCCTGGATCATTTACACCACCCTGCCTTTACTTTGCAAACTCAACATCTCACTTTTAATCTCCCCCGAGCTTCATGAACTGGTTACATTTGCCCTTTAAACTTGCCACAGAAAGTTTGGTCAAGTAATAAATTGTGTACCTGGTCTGTTAATGATGCAATAATTGTAACTGACTGCCAATCAACCTCGGACACAGAAAATTAACGGTTAAAAATGGGGAGCCTCATTTCTTCATGAAGTGAATTATTGGGAGATTTTAGAaatggcaattaaaaaaaaaattttttttaaaaaggctcacttcaccccccccacacctcttttttaaaaataaatttagagtacccaattcatttttcccaattaagcagcaatttagcgtggtcgatccacctaccctgtacatctttgggttgtgggggtgaaacccacacaaacacggagagaatatataaactccacacggacagtgacccagagccgggatcgaacctgggacattggcgccatgaggcagcagtgctaaccactacaccatcgtgctaccccctcccccccactcttaatCCAGCCTTTCATTCCCTTTCTATTTCCCTTTCTGATCCTGATTTGAAAATTCAATCACTAATTCACTCTCCACTAATTCACTCTCCTTTCTCTGTTTATTTATCAATCCTTAAATCTCATTGGTTAAGAAGATACACTGTTGTTCATTGCGATCTCAAATGCACTGTTAATTGTTTGCAGTTGCAGGGTAAAAAGGTTTTGAACTGAAGGGCCGAGGAAAAAGTCCAACTGACTGGGCAGGAATCAAGATGCCCAACTCTCTCAGATCCCAACCCACCAAAGCAAGATCTCATTTCCCTGTTCTAATTATGTAGGTAAATGTTAAAGAATCCATGATACTATCCAAAGAAGAGAATTATTTCAGTGTCCTAGCTAACATTTTTTTCAAATAACACTATCAAGATCAGCTTAATTGATAATTCATTTCATGGCTATTTGTATTAAATGTCTGATATTGGATCTTTAATATGATAGGATCATTATGCATTAAATTCTACACACCAATAGCAATACAATTAAT belongs to Scyliorhinus torazame isolate Kashiwa2021f unplaced genomic scaffold, sScyTor2.1 scaffold_488, whole genome shotgun sequence and includes:
- the LOC140406350 gene encoding THAP domain-containing protein 1-like translates to MVLSCSAYGCKNRYDKDRGVSFHRFPLKRPELCKKWLAAVRRRNFTPTKNSNLCSEHFTLDCFRKNCNNKILEENAVPSIFCFTRPNQQSKKLEMAKASDYPRAAEEIEGAELNQANGLLTVYDHSYSVGDACLQKRKIQQLEEQNEKLKKKLKFLQQKSRRQEQRLQRMKKLLQELNTQEILPHQSCVLLHGTLYEVIKI